GGCCATTATGACTTGGTCGCCGCGCGCCGCCGGCCATTGTGTCCTTACCTAGACATGTTGCCGGCGAGGATGAGGCAGAAAAATTCTTCGTGCTTTGGTGCTGGGGCAGGGAAGAGATAACATGGACCGGGGTGGCGATGGGGATAACTCCCATGCCCCGCCCTGACCCATTGGCATCCTTAGTCATCTAACCTAACCATATCCAAATAAGAGATTGTTCTTTGTTAAtatatgtggctatgtgtgatgaaCATGGTTAAAATAATGTTTATGTCTTCATGTGTTGAGTCTATTTGTTGAGGTGAAGCAGGTTATAGAATGGCTAGCGTTATGTTTTACGATTTAACGTGTTTATGAGTTTATCGTTTTTGAAATATCGTTTGTTGGGTTTAAGTTGTTATCGATATGCTTTCGATCTTATAGGACATGTTTGGATGCTTGTATTGTTGAGTTTTGCTCGTATCTAGTGAACTTGGCTCTGGCTGGTCTGGCTGAGTGAATGCAGCATACCATGTTTGGCTGTCTGTATACATCCAGTctgaatttttaccttttcaaCCATCTTCGTTATCTATTGGGAATTTGGAATATGCTAGTGCTCTTTTCTTTTTTTGCAAGGTAGGTATGCTCGTTTCGTACGATGCACGAAGCAGTTTCGCCTCAGCATACTTTAGGGACATATGTCTTCCTTGCTCACTTCAACAACATTTGCCGTCAGCGGACAGCGTATCCTGACGATAACGAACACGCCAAGCCACACCTTCGAATATGATGTTTCAACTTTCACTAGTACGATGCCCGTATGATGCGACGGCATCCAATCAGGCACACGTTAATCTTTCAATTATTCATACTTGCATATCACATGAAAGTTTGGAAGCTCTATTTACATGTTGCTTTCAGTATAACCAAAATGATCAAGGAGAACTACGTAGTCGGACATTAGGAGCATTTGAGCGAAAATTATTAGGATAACGAGAGGTGCAAAAAAAACTAAATCTTTGTTTCTTATACGCTAAAAAATTGTACAATTTTGAAGCCCtacaatttttctttttcttttgaaacATCATACACCTTCCGAAATAAAAATGGCAACAAGTCTGTTTTATTGTGTGGCACCAAAACCAAAGAGAAACATGTTACTTGAGCCTATGATAACGAATGCAGTAACACTCAACacagaatcaatatgataaaatatATTGCTATGCAAAAACGCTAATTGTTATTCTATAATTTTGTTAGTGCAAAAACATCTTAGTGGTCGTCCGTCAGCTCGCCGTGAGCTTTTCTGCCAGCCGCCCGCTCTCTCCTTCTCCCTCTCTTTTCTGCTGCTCGTAGGCCCGGTTGTGCGCCATTGGCAAAAATCTCCTCCAAGCTAGTGTCCAACTGCCTGTTCCGAATGGGCGGCGCCGTGGTGCTGCTCTCGAACCGGTGGTCCGACCGGCGGCGGGCCAAGTACGAGCTGGTGCACACGGTGTCACAACATTAATTTCTAGTTCAGTTTTAAGTTAACACCTTGCCTAATCATGCAGTTTTAGGATATTCAGAGACGAAACGATGAGCTGCTGAGCATTAGAGAACACCCAGAGACAAACACAACAAGCTGGTGTGTGAGCAGACTGCAAACCAAAAGGGGGAAAAACAGGTACTGCTATGAAAAAGAAAAGGCAAGAATCCACTCCGAACAGAAGATAGTGGACGTAGCAGAAAAAAAATAGATCAGATCCGAGGAAGAGAAGCATATGACTCACCATCTAGCAGAAATAATGTGTGCATATATCATATTCGACAGATAGCAAGTTGCATTAGCTGAGAGCTAGAGGGCAAGGTCAAATTAGTTGCTAATTTACTCAGTTCTGGCCTTTGCTTACCAAGATAGGTGAGGTAGAACAGAGGGTACTTGTTGACTTGGGAGGAAAATTTCTGATCTCGAGTGCTTACTTTTACTTGCATCAAATGAGTTTCTAAATTGCTAATTTAATCACATATATATTCCCTAATTGCCGAAGGGCCAACAAATCGTTCAGATGGTTCATTTGTGGAAGAACAGTGATCAACATCAGCCGAGCCATCGACAGATAGTGAGATAGTAGAACTGTCAGAACACCGAGCAGTCAACTATATAGATAGGCCAGGAGCGAGTGCCATACAGAAACAACATGAACAGATGTATAATTCAAGCTTAGAGAAGTCGATCGCCTTTCCTATCTCCTACAACTATATAGTAATGAACTATGAAAAATTCCAACCAGATCTTCTATCAAACAATTGCAAGCTCCATCATTCACGCAAGCAATGCATTTCAGTCGCTTGAAACCTTAGAGACCTTGGGAACATCCACGGGAAACCTGTCGATCTCGTCCATCCACGGGTTCGTCTCCTCTGCCGGGTTCACCGACCGGAGCGCCCTCCACACGGCGCTGTTGCACTTGAACCCTGACTCGAACGCGATCTGCCACACCCGGTGGCAGCGCCGGATGCTCCCCTCGGCCTCGTTGTAGGCCAGCTCGTACCAGAGCGAGCTGCTGGACGTGTTCCCGAACCGGTGAAGCGTCATCCGCGACGGCTCCATGTGCCAGTCCGTGAGCGCCAGGTTGCTCTCTAGCTCGTCCAGCACGGCGCGGCCGCTGGCGTGGATGCAGAAGTGCTTGAACGCCAGTTTGAAGTCCGGGATGTACGGCTTCACCTTCTTCATTGTGAGCAGCTTCTTGGCGACCAGTGTCGCCATGAACAGCAGCTGCTCCGACAACGGCAGCACCAGCGGGCCCAACGTCCTTATGTTCGTCTTGAGCGCGTCGCCCGCCACCGCCATCAGGTCCCTCGACAGCGACACGCCCAGGATGATCTGCAAAGAAAATGACCATAGATACTCAGGTTCCAATCCTGTATTTGTTGGTGCGCGCGTTTCTAGTTGGTGGTTACCTCCCACAAGGGCACTGCGCCCTTCTTGATGGAGAGGTAGCATGCACATGGGAGTATCAAGGCCTGTATAAATCATCATCAAGCACATTTTTTATCAACTTGTTTCAACTGGCCAAAGTAGAGAAATCCACCGCAGAAGTGTAGGTGAAATGTTCTCCAGAACCTACCACGAGCATTGTGAACACGGATCCAAGCAGCGCCATCACCAGCGCCATCACCAGGGCTGAGAAATTTGAAAACATCTTAAAATTTGAAAATGGGGGGAGGATCATTCAGTTAAACCGAGAaagactactactactactactactcacCAAAGTAAGGGAAAAACAGAGCCACCGCAACGGTTGAGAGGACGAGGAATGTCCTAACGAGCATTCCGACCAGGTAACTCTGCATCTTCTTTGGTAGGGCTTCCTCTATCGACAATGCGACCGACGTCATCGTCAGTGCATACTTTGTGTAAGGATTCACAACCTGGAACCAGAAAGAAAAAAAtgcaaaaaacaaaacaaaaacaaaacaagcaaTGCAATTAGCATCTCGTCGTCTTCATTCTGAACGCGATGGCAGAACGGTAAAGTGTGGTTTTCCCTCGCACCGTCATCCAAATGGcaatctgtaacacccggttttaaagaacaaagccgggtgcatctcatacatgcgccaaagaagacaacatatataataacagagtgtatagagataaatgtcataaaacatcagagtatttattacatagcggaagacttattacaaaataaaagaataattataaaacgaactaaggatcgatggcgccaatgtcgactgagaaacgccacctagatcagatcgaactcctcggtgttaggcagctcctcttcaacaacctgttcttctcctgtgtgggggggggtgtgagacagcaagagtgagctcacatacgttcatagctcaacaagtcgtggggaataatgtggcatgaactcaccaaaggtgggagttcatgaagtgtaaggctgatcaatgaaatagaggctaaGGCTGAGCATCGCTTTtacaagttggtcaaaattttattagcaattactaagtgtaagtaaataccaaaccttaataataataaagagaagtaatagtaaaataatcccaaatgcgatgcaaatgtcaaattgaatttaagttccatatttaatcatgtgagggtccgagccgctcttgaccgtgagcacggctagtatactagttttacactctgcagaggttgcgcatctttacccacaagtcgtgtatcccatgtcgcctgggtttgcaaggcccttagacactaccgaggtgaatggctagggatccactacgaggcctttacaaagttccactagcttccgaaaacccgctacagtttataggaagatccagtacagggttcctggctgtcagccatcgcagcaaaatcaaccagggacctccccgcactgacctctcccctactgcccttgcccctttcgggtaaggtagtcttccactagctttcctaattagtcagccaagggcgtcccattaaacccttgtggtagcactgttttcccgggtggttctccatgttcccattaacataatgatcttgtcatgaacataaaataatgaacagataatagaaagtgtagtcatgagtcataaatatctttatacccaaatccacataaagcaatagcatgtactacccaaaaatttagtagtaaaaccagtggtgaaacaaggtataaagatagtcaaaatctagggtatcctattgggtcccatcaaaattaacctatgcagatcattatgaataataagaacatgaataggtaaaagaagtgatcaagggcacaacttgcctgcaatgagctcctgctcagctatttctacttgttgaacctcagtttccacagtggcttgctcgtctactcgcatcaacacaatacatacatagtatagccaaaatcaacatcacaccaaacagatgaatgaaatatacagtaaaaatctacacattaaaatgaaaacctaggaactggaatcataattttctgagttatatattttaagttatgcattttcaaaggttttatgtgctttaaataggattaagtggtaaataaattccttactgttttcatgacataacagaggctctaggtgatagagaataaaaatacaaaattttaggaagtggaatggagtaatttggagttcataagcattttctatgaattattgaagttctagcaattattttcctattaaaaatctatttataaATCCTTTTCTCGGGTTTTActatgttctggactgggcctcaataaccGGAAAAcgcaggggtctcggtgtaacgTTCTGCAGACACAGAGAACAGCCCTGTATGGACCGCGGGTTGTTTACTAACATCGTTAGGGGCTCTTTTGCAAAGCTGTCGGTCGAAGGGGTATCTAGGATTT
This portion of the Zea mays cultivar B73 chromosome 2, Zm-B73-REFERENCE-NAM-5.0, whole genome shotgun sequence genome encodes:
- the LOC103649090 gene encoding 3-ketoacyl-CoA synthase 11, translated to MALVMALLGSVFTMLVALILPCACYLSIKKGAVPLWEIILGVSLSRDLMAVAGDALKTNIRTLGPLVLPLSEQLLFMATLVAKKLLTMKKVKPYIPDFKLAFKHFCIHASGRAVLDELESNLALTDWHMEPSRMTLHRFGNTSSSSLWYELAYNEAEGSIRRCHRVWQIAFESGFKCNSAVWRALRSVNPAEETNPWMDEIDRFPVDVPKVSKVSSD